One Elusimicrobiota bacterium DNA segment encodes these proteins:
- a CDS encoding ankyrin repeat domain-containing protein, whose translation MDNIQDNAMDSAKTARMPLWLKVVGVVANIGAALLAGRLVWEETVWTWARGPQMVGFSLAHGNYFFLLLSAPVLTIWFVIVTALTVMSLIKGKLVSVRRLVALGLTVVIFVVSGLPDRFWHRLFISKTVHSAKAPKLINHAAYLNDLGLVRAMVSHGVHVNVKDPSDWRTPLHAAAVTGHIPIIIYLLSQGADIDALDREGDSPLQLAISNGNTKAAAYLEKQGAKNIHGTEAQREKAIEDIVKEGILDSYKNNSAHGHL comes from the coding sequence ATGGATAATATCCAAGATAACGCTATGGACTCCGCCAAAACCGCTCGCATGCCGTTGTGGCTAAAGGTTGTCGGTGTCGTTGCCAACATTGGTGCTGCGCTTCTCGCGGGACGCCTTGTTTGGGAGGAAACCGTATGGACATGGGCACGAGGGCCCCAAATGGTGGGGTTTTCATTGGCTCACGGCAATTACTTTTTTTTGCTCCTTAGCGCTCCCGTGCTTACTATTTGGTTCGTGATAGTGACCGCTCTTACTGTGATGAGTCTTATAAAAGGAAAGCTGGTCTCCGTTAGAAGGCTGGTGGCGTTAGGCTTAACGGTCGTAATATTTGTTGTCTCTGGGTTGCCTGACCGCTTCTGGCATAGATTATTCATCAGTAAAACGGTCCATTCCGCGAAGGCTCCCAAGTTAATTAACCACGCCGCATATCTAAACGACCTCGGACTGGTTCGTGCGATGGTCTCGCATGGAGTACATGTCAACGTTAAGGATCCGAGTGACTGGCGTACGCCACTCCATGCTGCGGCAGTCACCGGCCACATCCCAATTATCATTTATTTACTTTCACAGGGAGCTGATATCGACGCATTGGACCGCGAAGGAGATAGTCCGCTGCAACTCGCAATTTCAAACGGAAATACGAAAGCAGCAGCATACTTAGAAAAGCAGGGCGCCAAAAACATTCACGGAACCGAAGCACAACGGGAAAAAGCGATTGAAGACAT